One Salvelinus fontinalis isolate EN_2023a chromosome 11, ASM2944872v1, whole genome shotgun sequence DNA window includes the following coding sequences:
- the LOC129865091 gene encoding protein mono-ADP-ribosyltransferase PARP12-like, with translation MEDVDQKSLGLAEIYQQSLQFFKIMEGSANVPNFEKNYICHDFIFGRCSQQAKCMGVHSTMPYQWEVENGRGWSCIPDNEGVERDYCDPAKTQSCRIPPVNFITMTRGHRKVRRLATVSSLDQPDAVFFTKWTWYWEENHGGWTPYLSPTVENLERMYMDPSRGSLIEFTAGRFTYEVNLEVMIQINTSSHTQRLVRRRPMFKSSIDVQRTTGTSNTTTSSVPPFWDQSRLPGIGFERVMLPNSAKEYKDIKAIFDKTTVGFNIRTIERVQNPILWKFYVLQRDQMESSGTSINEKQLFHGTDSKHVDSICRNNFDWRLCGTNGTSFGKGSYFARDAKYSHSYTSQSGARSMFVCRVLVGDYTVGNSSYVRPPPKETGGSIFYDSCVDNNQDPKVFVVFEKYQVYPEYLIEYSDTASPPNPATQPNRIVQPNPTHQPNPVVQPNPTHQPNPVVQPNPTQQPNPIVQPNPTPQQNRNGSDSDDPVFNVCCLCLVWTLCCPCGIYFYFCHDDD, from the exons ATGGAGGATGTGGACCAAAAGTCCTTGGGACTTGCTGAGATTTACCAACAGAGTTTACAATTTTTCAAAATCATGGAAGGTTCAGCAAATGTGCCTAACTTTG aaaagAATTACATTTGTCATGACTTCATTTTTGGACGCTGCTCTCAACAAG CCAAGTGCATGGGTGTTCATTCTACTATGCCATACCAAtgggaggtggagaatggacgTGGCTGGTCATGTATCCCAGACAATGAGGGCGTTGAAAGGGACTACTGTGACCCAGcaaagacacagag TTGCAGGATACCACCGGTTAACTTTATCACCATGACTCGTGGACACCGCAAAGTTCGCCGCCTTGCTACGGTTTCCTCCCTGGACCAGCCAGATGCTGTCTTTTTTACCAAGTGGACCTGGTACTGGGAGGAAAACCATGGTGGCTGGACTCCATATTTGTCACCA ACTGTGGAGAACCTAGAGAGGATGTACATGGATCCCTCCCGTGGCTCACTGATTGAGTTTACTGCTGGACGATTCACCTATGAAGTCAATTTGGAAG tcaTGATCCAGATAAATACAAGCTCACACACCCAACGACTGGTAAGAAGACGACCGATGTTCAAATCATCCATAGATGTTCAGAGAACTACTGG CACATCTAATACCACCACTTCTTCTGTGCCACCTTTTTGGGACCAGTCTCGGTTGCCTGGGATTGGCTTTGAG AGAGTTATGTTGCCAAACTCAGCAAAGGAATACAAAGACATCAAGGCCATTTTTGATAAAACAACAGTGGGGTTCAACATACGCACCATCGAGAGAGTGCAAAATCCTATCCTATGGAAGTTCTACGTGCT GCAAAGAGATCAGATGGAATCCTCAGGGACAAGCATCAATGAGAAGCAGCTTTTCCATGGAACTGACTCCAAACATGTTGACAGCATTTGCAGAAACAACTTTGACTGGAGGCTATGTGGAACAAATGGAACTTCATTTGGAAAAG GAAGTTACTTTGCCAGGGATGCTAAGTACTCACACAGCtacaccagccagtcaggagcaaGGTCCATGTTTGTTTGTCGTGTGCTGGTGGGAGACTACACTGTGGGAAACTCCAGCTATGTGAGACCCCCTCCTAAAGAAACCGGAGGATCCATCTtctatgacagctgtgtggataACAACCAAGACCCCAAAGTGTTTGTAGTTTTTGAAAAGTATCAGGTTTACCCCGAATACCTCATAGAGTACAGTGATACTGCTTCTCCACCAAACCCTGCTACTCAGCCAAATCGCATTGTTCAACCAAACCCTACTCACCAGCCAAATCCCGTTGTCCAACCAAACCCTACTCACCAGCCAAATCCCGTTGTCCAACCAAACCCTACTCAGCAGCCAAATCCCATTGTCCAACCAAACCCTACTCCCCAGCAAAATCGCAACGGCTCAGATTCAGATGACCCTGTGTTTAATGTATGTTGTTTGTGTTTAGTCTGGACTTTATGTTGCCCATGTGGCATCTACTTTTATTTTTGTCACGATGATGATTGA
- the LOC129865090 gene encoding protein mono-ADP-ribosyltransferase PARP12-like — translation MDTTALVYKILCAHNGYFELEEMRANFSTPEDDLESVLGNQDMFTSAVFEGNELIFAKTKMRLCRDKECNGCSNLHLCIFYLYGTCRFNEGQRCRFCHELTSEYNIRVLREHHLEKLDRRELCVLLQQNDNTLLPPVCFTYNKGSGEYGYCPDKESCRRLHVCERYIRGTCAADVDCGRSHDFNEPHPLNTLQQRGVPNELVASMLYTYRNIQAIQYEEGSRPVCHPPPPPPPPQTYFPAPNVVQRETHYIHLQPIIVHSQVTPSMLCNFKLKSRPFVQTKPKSHTKPSSSASHQSKPSKPPTPAPHQSKSSKPPTPAPHQSKSSKAPPPTPQQSKSSKAPPPTPQQSKSSKAPPPTPQQSKSSKAPPPTPQQSKSSKAPPPTPQQSKSSKAPPPTPAQSKSSKAPPPTPQQSKSSKPHPPATHQSKSSQPAPHQPKTTKAPPSARRR, via the exons ATGGATACAACAGCTCTGGTCTATAAGATACTCTGTGCCCATAATGGGTATTTTGAGCTGGAAGAAATGCGTGCCAACTTTAGCACGCCAGAAGATGACCTGGAGAGTGTTTTAGGGAATCAGGATATGTTTACCAGTGCTGTCTTTGAGGGAAACGAACTGATATTTGCCAAGACGAAGATGCGGTTATGCAGAGACAAGGAATGTAATGGCTGCAGCAATTTACATCTGTGTATATTCTACCTTTATGGAACGTGTCGATTCAATGAGGG ACAACGATGCCGCTTCTGTCATGAGCTGACGTCAGAATACAACATCAGAGTCCTGAGAGAGCATCACCTGGAGAAATTGGACAGGAGGGAGCTGTGTGTGTTACTGCAGCAGAATGACAACACTCTCTTACCCCCA GTTTGCTTCACATACAACAAAGGTAGTGGAGAGTACGGATACTGTCCTGACAAGGAGAGCTGCAGAAGACTCCACGTCTGTGAGCGCTACATCAGAGGAACCTGTGCTGCAGACGTGGACTGTGGCAGGTCTCACGACTTCAACGAGCCCCACCCGCTCAACACCCTGCAGCAGAGGGGAGTACCTAATGAACTGGTGGCATCCATGTTGTACACCTACCGCAACATCCAGGCCATTCAGTATGAGGAAGGCTCTAGACCTGTATGtcatcctcctccaccaccccctCCCCCACAAACATATTTCCCGGCCCCCAATGTTGTCCAAAGAGAGACCCACTACATCCATTTGCAGCCAATCATAGTACACTCACAAGTGACCCCTTCAATGCTCTGCAACTTCAAGTTAAAATCACGTCCCTTTGTCCAGACCAAACCCAAGAGCCATACTAAGCCATCCTCATCAGCTTCACACCAATCAAAACCCTCTAAACCACCTACACCAGCTCCACACCAATCAAAATCCTCTAAACCACCTACACCAGCTCCACACCAATCAAAATCCTCTAAAGCGCCTCCACCAACTCCACAGCAATCAAAATCCTCTAAAGCGCCTCCACCAACTCCACAGCAATCAAAATCCTCTAAAGCGCCTCCACCAACTCCACAGCAATCAAAATCCTCTAAAGCGCCTCCACCAACTCCACAGCAATCAAAATCCTCTAAAGCGCCTCCACCAACTCCACAGCAATCAAAATCCTCTAAAGCGCCTCCACCAACTCCAGCGCAATCAAAATCCTCTAAAGCGCCTCCACCAACTCCACAGCAATCAAAATCTTCTAAACCGCATCCACCAGCTACACACCAATCAAAatcctctcaaccagctccacatCAACCAAAAACAACCAAAGCTCCTCCATCAGCCAGGCGAAGATGA